The genomic DNA TCTTTGACCGTGAAGAGCAGATTTACGTGACATAAAACGAGCGCACAGAGCGCAAGTATCGGCGCAATCGCGACATAGCTTGATACATTCAGCCATCATTTAGTACCATATCGCTGTATAAACAGGCAGTGGCACAATTTTCACAATCGCGAAGACAATCGAGACAAGCTTGAATACAAGTCTCAAGCTGGGATTCATGAGTTGCTGTAATTATTTAACTCCTATTTAATTAAAGTAGTAAACTTACATAATGCAGTTTTCATTCATGTAGTCTTTTTCAAATTAATAAAATAGAAAGTATTGATTCATTTTACTTCTAGCTTAAGCTATATTGGATTTTTTTTAAATACAAGTATTTCATCTCAATTTTATTTAGGCGTGTTATGTGTAGTTATCAATTAATTTTCGAGTTGCTAATATTTTATCTGGATTTCATCTAACTTCGCGCTGCATCCTTTAGCTGAAAAATAGGCTAGTCACTTCAACTCAATAGATAAAGAAGAAAACATTGGATTTTACTGAAGTAATTTTGTTTATAACTGTTGCTCTAAATTCGTCCAAGATTCTTTAGTAGTACTACGAATAACGAGAAAATTTTTAATTTATTACTAAATCGGAATAAAGTCGTAATAATTAATGGTAGAAAAATTATTTTTATAAGTATAATTTATATCAATTTACATAAAGGAATCTTGACCTTTTTGTGTAAGCATTATAGAAAAATTAAAATACTAAGATTCTTTTTTTTCACCGTTGTGAGTTTGAATTATAGTAGTCGAGCAATGATAGAGGTGTTCTCAGTTGGGATAAACTGCTAAAGCAATAGTTAGGGAAGATAATTCTGGATTGTGTTGGATAATTTTTTATTTGAATAATAATTCATAACCTCCCAATAATCATTTCTATTAAGATAAGTTATTAGCAAATATTTCATTTGAGTAGATATGCGGTTTTTATAAAAAATTGAACTTGTCCTTTTAAAGAAAGAAGTATATTGAATAGTAAGATGTAAAGTATTGATTTATTGATGTTTGATAGAATAATTTTCGAGAGTAAATTTAGTTTTTATTTGAGGCGAATGATTTATGGCTAAAATCGTACTAATTTTTTATTGCAAAAAATTTCTAGAGTTAGTAGTAATATTTTGTGCTGCCAATAAAGCGAGATTCAAGACATTTATAATAATGACCAAAAATTAAAACTAGCTAGTTTTAATTTTTTTAATAAACATCATATTAATTCGATTATGTTTGACTCTATTTGAATTCCTATTGTCTCAGTTGCAGATAAAATTAAAATAAAATTTTGTACTATTTTTTAATCTAAATTTGATAAATTAGATGCCTTAATAAGTAAAAATTTACTAAATGTTAGCTTTTTTTCGTGAGCAAACTTTTTTAGACGATATGATGCAGAAACAAGAGCGAATTTTAAACAACAATTTTAAGTACTTTCGCGCAGACGATCGAACTTTTGCTAAAATTTCATCTTCATTTCATTTTGGAATGTCATTCTAAGTAGAGTCAGTTGTAAATTTAATTTTTCATGCTCAACTCTATCCTCAAGTGGTCGATCGTTCAACGGTGGCTGGTGGTTATAGGAGCCATTGTCGTCACAATCTGGGGTTCGTATAATCTTACCCAAATGCCTTTGGATGTCTTTCCTGACTTTGCTCCGCCACAGGTAGAAATCCAAACGGAAGCCCCAGGACTCGCTCCCGAAGAGGTTGAATCGTTAATTACCCTGCCGATTGAAAGTGCGGTCAATGGTACGCCTGGTGTAGAAACAGTGCGTTCTTCCTCAGCAGTCAGTATTTCCGTAGTTAAAGTCATCTTTAAGTGGGGAACAGATGTTTATCAAGCGCGTCAGTTGGTAACTGAGCGATTGCAACAGGTACAGGAAAAATTACCAGAAGACGTTGAAAATCCGCAAATTTCTCCGATTTCTTCTCCGATTGGTACAGTCGTTCAGTACGCCTTCACAGCCCAAACAACTTCACTGATGGAAGTGAGACGCTTAATCGATCGCGATGTGACCAACCGATTGCTAGCTATACCAGGGATTTCTCAAGTCATTGCCTATGGGGGAGATGTGCGCCAATATCAGGTATTGGTCGATCCAGCCAAGTTAAAAGCCTTTAATATTACCTTAGATGAAGTAACCACAGCTGCTAGAGAAGCTAATGTTAATGCAGCAGGCGGTTTTTTAATTAATCCCGACCAAGAAATTATTATTCGTGGCATGGGGCGCATCGAGTCGATTGAGCAACTGGTAAATTCTGCGATAACCGCTCGTAATGGCACACCCGTGTTACTTAAAGATATAGCGGACGTGAAGATTGGAGCTGCTTTAAAGCGTGGGGATGGCAGTTTAAATGGTCAAACCGCTATTGTAGTTATGGTTAACAAACAACCTCAGTACGATACTCCTACCGTTACTAAAGAGATTGAAATGGCGATGGAAGAGGTCAAAGCTGCACTGCCTAAAGATGTAACAGTAACGGAAACTTTTCGTCAGGAAAATTTTATTGAATTTGCGATCAAAAACGTTACTGATTCTCTCCGTGACGGAATTATTATTGTTTCGATTATCCTATTATTGTTTTTGATGAACTGGCGCACTGCCATTATCACCCTCAGTGCAATTCCTTTATCGGTTCTGATTGGAATGCTGATTTTAAGCTGGTTCGGTCAGGGGATTAATACCATGACTTTAGGTGGTTTAGCAGTGGCAATTGGTTCGGTAGTAGATGACTCGATTGTCGATATGGAAAATGCCTATCGGGGTTTGCGAAAGAATCAGTTAGCAGACAATCCCGTGCATCCTTTCCAAGTGGTTTATGACACCTCAGTAGAAGTACGAGTCAGCGTTATTTTTTCCACGGTAATTATTGCGGTTGTCTTTGCGCCTATTTTTTCGCTGACGGGAGTAGAAGGGCGTATTTTTACACCTATGGGTGTTGCTTACCTAGTATCGATTTTTGCTTCTACCCTTGTGGCAATGACCTTATCTCCAGCACTATGCGCAATTTTACTAACCAAACGACCTTTGCCATCGGATGATACTTGGGTTAGTGCCTTGTCGCAACGAATTTATCGACCTCTACTTAATTTTGCTACCCGTTCCCCCAACATTATTTTAATAGTGGCAGGAGCTTCTTTAGTCGCTTCTTTGGCAATTTTGCCAAGTTTAGGACGGGTATTTTTGCCAGAGTTTCAAGAACCATCACTAGTCAATGCGATGCTGCTTTATCCAGGAAGTTCTCTAGAAGCAACCAATCAAGTTGGAATAGTAATGCAGGATGCCCTCAAAGAAGATAAACGATTTAAGACAGTGCAGTTGAGGGCTGGACGCGCCCCAGGCGATGCGGATGCAGGCGGAGTAAACCTGGGTCATCTGGATGTGGAATTGAGCGAAGAGGGATTGAAAGACAGAGAGGGGAGTATTGAAAAGTTACGAGAGGAATTTGCTAGAATTCCTGGAGTCGCTCCTAATATTGGCGGATTTATTTCCCACCGCATGGATGAAGTATTGTCTGGAGTGAGAAGTGCGATCGCCATTAAAGTTTTTGGTTCTGATTTAAAAGAACTACGCCGTCTGGGTTCTGAAGTAGAAGCAGTTGTACAAGATATTGAGGGGCTAGTAGATTTACAGCTTGAACCCCAAGTTCCAATCAAACAACTACAAATTCAATTTAACCGAGAAGCAGCTGCTCGCTACGGGTTAAGCGTCGGTAATCTAGCTGAAATGGTGGAAACAGCACTCAACGGAACAGTCGTCTCTCAAGTTCTCCAAGAACAACAACTATTTGACCTAGTAGTTTGGTTAGGGGAAGAAGCTCGCAACAACTTAGATGTTATCCGTAACTTACTAATCGATACACCTACAGGTCAAAAAATCCCCCTTGCTCAAGTTGCCAACATCGATTACGGAACTGGACCTAACACAATTAATCGAGAAAGCGTTTCTCGTCTCATTGTTGTTTCTGCCAATGTATCGGGTCGAGATTTGGGTTCAGTTGTAGATGAAATTCAAGATCGGGTACGTCAGTCGGTGTTGTTGCCTACGGGCTATTTTATTCAATACGGCGGTCAATTTGAATCGGAACAACGAGCGACTCAGAATTTATTAATCTATGGAGGACTGGCAATTGTCATTATTGCAGTTTTAATGTACTTTGCTGTAAAATCCGTAGAAGCTATGCTGATGATTATGATTAACTTGCCTCTAGCACTGGTGGGAGGTATATTTTCTATTGCCATAGGAGGTGGAATTATCTCTGTAGCCTCGCTGGTGGGATTTATTACTTTATTTGGAGTGGCAACGCGCAATGGATTGCTGCTGGTGGATAACTATAACAATAAGCTAGCAGAAGGAATGCCTTTACGGCAGGTCATTTTTGAGGGTTCTATAGAACGTTTGGTGGCTATTTTGATGACAGCATTGACCTCTGCTTTGGGAATGATTCCGTTGGTTATTGGCACGGGTGCGGGTAAAGAAATTTTGCAACCTCTAGCCATAGTCGTGCTGGGGGGTTTGTTCACTTCTACAGCGTTAACTTTGTTGGTATTACCCGCTTTGTACGCTAAGTTTGGCAAGTTCTTGATACCCAAGTCAAATATGTCAGTTGTTGAGGATGGCAAGGTAATTTCGGAGGTAATTAAAATCTGAAAATTCTGGTTTTATTCTAACGGAGAAGCTTCGCTAACGTAATTATGTATGCACTTTCGCGCAAAGGATAAAACTTCTACTATAATTTCATCTTTATTTCATTTTGAAATGTCATTGTAAGTAGAGTCGATTGTAAATATAATTCTTTTAAATAAGGAGTAAGTAACTTGAAATTATCTAGATTAATTTTAATTAGTTTAAGTACTTTTGGAATTTCATTAGCCTATAGTAATGTCACCCAGGCTAAAGATTTAAATAACTCTTCTACAATTTCTTTGTCCAAAATTTCCACTTTAATTATTGCTAATAGTAATAAAGATGATAGTGGTAAATCTCATGGGGGACAGGTAGTCGAATCGGGGGCTTATCATTTAGAATTCGTATCTGAAAGCGAGGAAACAGGAACTCACTTAGACCTTTACTTACAAAAAGGTGACACTCACGAAGCAATTCCTAATGCCAAAGTAACGGCTCTAGTTCAGTCACCCGATGGCAAAC from Coleofasciculaceae cyanobacterium includes the following:
- a CDS encoding efflux RND transporter permease subunit is translated as MLNSILKWSIVQRWLVVIGAIVVTIWGSYNLTQMPLDVFPDFAPPQVEIQTEAPGLAPEEVESLITLPIESAVNGTPGVETVRSSSAVSISVVKVIFKWGTDVYQARQLVTERLQQVQEKLPEDVENPQISPISSPIGTVVQYAFTAQTTSLMEVRRLIDRDVTNRLLAIPGISQVIAYGGDVRQYQVLVDPAKLKAFNITLDEVTTAAREANVNAAGGFLINPDQEIIIRGMGRIESIEQLVNSAITARNGTPVLLKDIADVKIGAALKRGDGSLNGQTAIVVMVNKQPQYDTPTVTKEIEMAMEEVKAALPKDVTVTETFRQENFIEFAIKNVTDSLRDGIIIVSIILLLFLMNWRTAIITLSAIPLSVLIGMLILSWFGQGINTMTLGGLAVAIGSVVDDSIVDMENAYRGLRKNQLADNPVHPFQVVYDTSVEVRVSVIFSTVIIAVVFAPIFSLTGVEGRIFTPMGVAYLVSIFASTLVAMTLSPALCAILLTKRPLPSDDTWVSALSQRIYRPLLNFATRSPNIILIVAGASLVASLAILPSLGRVFLPEFQEPSLVNAMLLYPGSSLEATNQVGIVMQDALKEDKRFKTVQLRAGRAPGDADAGGVNLGHLDVELSEEGLKDREGSIEKLREEFARIPGVAPNIGGFISHRMDEVLSGVRSAIAIKVFGSDLKELRRLGSEVEAVVQDIEGLVDLQLEPQVPIKQLQIQFNREAAARYGLSVGNLAEMVETALNGTVVSQVLQEQQLFDLVVWLGEEARNNLDVIRNLLIDTPTGQKIPLAQVANIDYGTGPNTINRESVSRLIVVSANVSGRDLGSVVDEIQDRVRQSVLLPTGYFIQYGGQFESEQRATQNLLIYGGLAIVIIAVLMYFAVKSVEAMLMIMINLPLALVGGIFSIAIGGGIISVASLVGFITLFGVATRNGLLLVDNYNNKLAEGMPLRQVIFEGSIERLVAILMTALTSALGMIPLVIGTGAGKEILQPLAIVVLGGLFTSTALTLLVLPALYAKFGKFLIPKSNMSVVEDGKVISEVIKI